A window from Acipenser ruthenus unplaced genomic scaffold, fAciRut3.2 maternal haplotype, whole genome shotgun sequence encodes these proteins:
- the LOC131736759 gene encoding AP-2 complex subunit alpha-1, with amino-acid sequence MPAVSKGDGMRGLAVFISDIRNCKSKEAEIKRINKELANIRSKFKGDKALDGYSKKKYVCKLLFIFLLGHDIDFGHMEAVNLLSSNKYTEKQIGYLFISVLVNSNSELIRLINNGIKNDLASRNPTFMCLSLHCIANVGSREMGEAFAADIPRVLVAGDTMDSVKQSAALCLLRLYKTSPDLVHMGEWTSRVVHLLNDQHMGVVTAAISLITCLSQKNPDEFKTCVSLAVSRLSRIVSSASTDLQDYTYYFVPAPWLSVKLLRLLQCYPPPEEGAVKGRLVECLETILNKAQEPPKSKKVQHSNAKNAILFEAISLVIHYDSEPNLLVRACNQLGQFLQHRETNLRYLALESMCTLASSEFSHEAVKTHIETVINALKTERDVSVRQRAADLLYAMCDRSNSKQIVAEKLSYLETADYSIREETVLKVAVLAEKYAVDYSWYVD; translated from the exons gtaAGAGTAAAGAAGCTGAGATCAAGCGCATTAACAAGGAGCTGGCTAACATCCGCTCCAAGTTCAAAGGGGACAAGGCTCTGGACGGCTACAGCAAGAAGAAGTACGTGTGCAAGCTTCTCTTCatcttcctcctgggacatgacATCGACTTCGGACACATGGAGGCTGTGAACCTGCTGAGCTCCAACAAGTACACTGAGAAACAGATT gGCTACCTGTTCATCTCGGTGCTGGTAAACTCCAACAGCGAGCTGATTCGCCTCATCAACAACGGGATCAAGAACGACCTGGCGAGCCGGAACCCCACCTTCATGTGCCTGTCTCTGCACTGCATCGCCAACGTGGGGAGCAGAGAGATGGGCGAGGCGTTCGCTGCAGACATCCCCCGGGTGCTGGTGGCAGG GGACACGATGGACAGTGTGAAGCagagtgctgctctgtgtttgcttCGACTCTACAAGACGTCTCCGGATCTCGTTCACATGGGAGAGTGGACTTCGAGGGTCGTGCATCTCCTCAATGATCAGCACATG GGCGTGGTCACGGCAGCGATCTCTCTCATCACCTGTCTGAGTCAGAAGAATCCGGACGAGTTCAAAACCTGCGTCTCCCTCGCAGTGTCCCGACTGAGCAGG attgTCTCTTCAGCCTCCACTGATCTCCAGGACTACACCTATTATTTTGTCCCTGCTCCCTGGCTCTCGGTGAAGCTGCTCCGGCTCCTGCAGTGCTACCCCCCTCCAGAGGAGGGCGCTGTGAAGGGCAGGCTGGTGGAGTGTCTGGAGACCATCCTGAACAAGGCCCAGGAGCCACCCAAGTCCAAGAAGGTGCAGCACTCCAATGCAAAGAACGCCATCCTGTTCGAGGCGATCAGCCTGGTGATCCACTACGACAg tGAGCCGAACCTCCTTGTGCGTGCCTGTAATCAGCTGGGTCAGTTCCTGCAGCACCGCGAGACCAACCTGCGCTACCTGGCCCTGGAGAGCATGTGTACGCTGGCCAGCTCCGAGTTCTCCCACGAGGCAGTGAAGACTCACATAGAGACCGTCATCAACGCCCTGAAG ACGGAGCGTGATGTTAGCGTGCGACAGCGTGCGGCTGACCTGCTCTACGCCATGTGTGACCGAAGCAACTCCAAGCAGATCGTCGCTGAGAAACTGAGCTACCTGGAGACTGCAGACTACTCTATTAGAGAGGAGACC GTGTTGAAGGTCGCTGTCCTGGCTGAGAAGTACGCTGTGGATTACTCGTGGTACGTGGAC